One window of the Roseovarius sp. THAF9 genome contains the following:
- a CDS encoding low molecular weight phosphatase family protein has protein sequence MVEELPQSVLFCCDHNSARSPMAEGIMKKLYGTDTYVQSAGVKGDMDIDGFSIAVCDEIGVELARHRTRSFDEMEQWGDDLSSFDLVVALSPASQRKALDLTRVFHLDVVYWPILDPTGLGESREAKLNAYRQTRDQIVEHLKRRWGDPKDMK, from the coding sequence ATGGTCGAGGAGCTTCCTCAGTCCGTTTTGTTTTGCTGCGACCACAATTCCGCGCGCTCGCCCATGGCTGAGGGCATCATGAAAAAACTCTATGGAACAGACACTTATGTCCAGTCTGCCGGAGTGAAGGGAGATATGGACATAGACGGGTTCTCGATCGCGGTCTGCGACGAGATCGGTGTCGAGCTTGCCCGGCACCGCACCCGCAGCTTTGACGAGATGGAGCAGTGGGGTGACGACCTGTCCTCGTTCGATCTGGTGGTGGCATTGAGCCCGGCGAGCCAGCGCAAAGCCCTTGATCTGACACGGGTTTTCCATCTCGACGTGGTCTATTGGCCGATCCTGGACCCGACCGGACTGGGCGAGTCGCGGGAGGCGAAACTGAACGCTTACCGACAGACCCGGGACCAGATCGTGGAACATCTCAAACGACGGTGGGGCGACCCCAAGGATATGAAATGA
- a CDS encoding Na+/H+ antiporter subunit E: MTRAFYWVFPHPYLTLLLTLVWILLQNEFSAGMAVFGLILGIIIPWITSIWWPDTPEGFRLFKMFTYSMIVIKDIIIANLEVAWIVLTVPNDKLKPAWIVVPLDLVKPEAITILAGTITLTPGTVSSDLSDEGHSLLVHVLHTDDPDAVRDEIKTRYEARLEEIFA; the protein is encoded by the coding sequence ATGACACGCGCGTTCTACTGGGTGTTCCCGCATCCATATCTAACCCTGCTGCTGACACTTGTCTGGATCCTGTTGCAGAACGAATTCTCGGCGGGGATGGCGGTTTTCGGGTTGATCCTGGGCATCATCATCCCGTGGATAACGTCGATCTGGTGGCCGGACACGCCCGAGGGGTTCCGCCTGTTCAAGATGTTCACCTACAGCATGATCGTGATCAAGGATATCATAATCGCCAACCTGGAGGTGGCGTGGATCGTGCTGACGGTGCCGAACGACAAGCTGAAACCCGCGTGGATCGTGGTGCCGCTGGACCTGGTGAAGCCCGAGGCGATTACCATCCTCGCGGGGACGATCACGCTGACGCCCGGCACCGTGTCGTCGGATTTGTCCGACGAGGGGCACAGCCTGCTGGTGCATGTGTTGCACACCGATGACCCGGACGCGGTGCGCGACGAGATCAAGACCCGCTACGAGGCCCGGCTGGAGGAGATTTTCGCATGA
- a CDS encoding lipid A-modifier LpxR family protein: MNMTRLLAAFLAVFAVLLTGHAAEATPRERIGFGWLTTNDIGGDFHDRWQTGSLTTSRVWGPGWSGRLPQGFGEVLELRLGGRIVSPQNLTNPAPGDRPFAGVLSVGLHTHFARGPMDFAVGVDVNVTGPQTGLDDFQRNLHDILGGRDISGRVRRNQVSNDVNPELVMEAGRSFDMGGNAEFRPFVEGRWGFETLARVGFDLTIGQRGRDGLLVRDTVTGQRYVAVQGVEAPGASFVFGADVAYVDSSQLLNRDRGFQLTDARTRVRGGVNWQGKGGRTIFYGLTWLGEEFEAQKESQLVGSLRLRLRF, translated from the coding sequence ATGAACATGACGCGCCTTCTTGCAGCGTTTCTTGCCGTTTTTGCCGTGCTTCTGACCGGGCATGCCGCCGAGGCGACCCCGCGGGAGCGCATCGGATTCGGCTGGCTGACTACCAACGATATTGGCGGTGATTTTCACGACCGCTGGCAGACCGGATCGCTGACGACCAGCCGGGTCTGGGGGCCGGGCTGGAGCGGGCGTTTGCCGCAAGGGTTTGGTGAAGTGCTGGAGCTGCGGCTGGGCGGGCGCATCGTGTCGCCGCAGAACCTGACCAACCCCGCGCCGGGCGACCGGCCCTTTGCCGGAGTTCTTTCGGTCGGGCTGCACACGCATTTCGCGCGCGGACCCATGGATTTCGCCGTGGGCGTCGACGTGAACGTGACCGGGCCGCAGACCGGGCTGGACGATTTCCAGCGCAACCTGCACGACATCCTTGGCGGACGGGACATTTCGGGCCGGGTGCGCCGCAACCAGGTCAGCAACGACGTGAACCCGGAACTAGTAATGGAGGCCGGCCGCAGCTTTGACATGGGCGGCAATGCCGAGTTCCGGCCTTTTGTCGAGGGGCGCTGGGGGTTCGAGACGCTGGCGCGGGTTGGGTTCGACCTGACGATTGGCCAGCGCGGGCGCGACGGATTGCTGGTGCGCGACACGGTGACGGGGCAGCGATACGTGGCCGTGCAGGGCGTCGAGGCGCCCGGTGCGAGCTTTGTCTTCGGGGCCGACGTGGCCTATGTGGACAGCAGCCAGCTGTTGAACCGCGACCGGGGTTTTCAGCTGACCGATGCGCGAACGCGGGTGCGCGGCGGGGTCAACTGGCAGGGCAAAGGCGGCAGAACGATTTTTTACGGTTTGACTTGGCTGGGCGAGGAATTCGAGGCCCAGAAGGAAAGTCAGCTTGTGGGATCGCTGCGACTGCGCTTGAGATTTTGA
- a CDS encoding UPF0262 family protein, translating into MSRICHIELDDANLPPPTPEIEQERKVAMFDLIEENSFSLPIRDDRVAPDGPYRVGLSIREKRLVFDIRTEDDAPAAEFHLSLSPFRQVVKDYWAICESYFDAVKNMPPSQIETIDMARRGIHNEGARVLEERLEGKAKVDNDTARRLFTLICVLHFGS; encoded by the coding sequence ATGAGCCGTATCTGTCATATCGAATTGGATGATGCCAACCTGCCGCCGCCCACGCCCGAGATCGAGCAGGAGCGGAAGGTGGCGATGTTCGATCTTATCGAGGAGAACTCGTTCAGCCTGCCCATTCGCGACGACCGGGTTGCGCCGGATGGGCCTTACCGGGTCGGGTTGTCGATCCGTGAAAAGCGGCTGGTGTTCGACATTCGCACCGAGGATGATGCGCCCGCAGCGGAATTTCACCTTTCTTTGTCGCCGTTTAGACAGGTCGTAAAGGATTATTGGGCAATCTGCGAAAGCTATTTTGACGCGGTGAAGAACATGCCGCCGAGCCAGATCGAGACCATCGACATGGCCCGCCGCGGCATTCACAACGAAGGTGCCCGGGTGCTGGAAGAGCGGCTGGAAGGCAAGGCGAAGGTCGACAACGATACCGCGCGGCGCCTGTTCACGCTGATCTGCGTGCTGCATTTCGGGAGCTGA
- a CDS encoding K+/H+ antiporter subunit F, whose translation MSNPADIMDIAIVISFVALALGQLLSMVRLVMGPTPGDRILALDTMVINALGLVVMVGIYQGVQVYFEVTLLIAMLGFVSTVALARFILRGDIIE comes from the coding sequence ATGAGCAACCCTGCTGACATCATGGATATTGCCATCGTCATTTCCTTTGTCGCGCTGGCGCTGGGGCAGCTTTTGTCGATGGTGCGGCTGGTGATGGGGCCGACACCGGGCGACCGGATCCTTGCGCTGGACACGATGGTAATCAACGCGCTGGGGCTGGTGGTGATGGTGGGCATCTACCAAGGCGTCCAGGTCTATTTCGAGGTCACGCTGTTGATCGCGATGCTGGGTTTCGTGTCCACGGTGGCGCTGGCGCGGTTCATCCTGAGGGGGGACATCATCGAATGA
- a CDS encoding Hint domain-containing protein, with protein sequence MGTTFRGAFVISWSQTEVDGLEAAPVQSLNVGAAWSWRGDLVRVDGPNEVLRLERTERDAMSRKCAAKLVRRLVTAARTGTTKLDEVEVHEPLMDSGFVVTNGVRSYTITVIEVGHGAPPLVMFLDDIPPRNTEMWIVHQSLGAHRSQTTDVESGGVICFTPGTRIETPDGPRLVEELREGDYVQTKDNGAEEIQWIGSRRMSGARLFAMPHLRPVRIRAGALGVERPDEELLVSPEHRMLVQGEVAQALYNTPEVLVSAKDLVNGGNIAIDLAVREVTYVHLLLPRHQVLWANGVETESFHPASASLQALDDADRKRLLEYNPTLEFEPQTYGGFARRNLSASEAAILQHEAA encoded by the coding sequence ATGGGAACGACCTTTCGGGGCGCGTTCGTCATCTCCTGGTCGCAGACGGAAGTGGACGGTTTGGAAGCCGCTCCTGTCCAGTCTCTTAACGTGGGGGCCGCATGGTCCTGGCGCGGGGATCTGGTGCGGGTGGACGGGCCCAATGAAGTACTGCGCCTTGAGCGGACGGAACGGGACGCAATGAGCCGCAAATGCGCGGCAAAGCTGGTGCGGCGGCTGGTGACGGCGGCACGCACGGGTACGACGAAACTGGACGAGGTTGAGGTGCACGAGCCGTTGATGGACAGCGGGTTCGTGGTGACCAACGGGGTCCGAAGTTACACAATCACCGTGATCGAGGTGGGGCATGGCGCACCACCGCTGGTGATGTTCCTCGATGATATTCCCCCGAGGAACACCGAGATGTGGATCGTGCACCAGTCGCTGGGGGCGCATCGTAGCCAGACGACCGACGTGGAAAGCGGCGGGGTGATCTGTTTCACCCCCGGCACGCGGATCGAGACGCCGGACGGGCCGCGGTTGGTCGAGGAACTGCGCGAAGGCGACTATGTGCAGACCAAGGACAACGGCGCGGAGGAGATCCAGTGGATCGGCAGCCGCCGGATGAGCGGCGCGCGCCTTTTCGCGATGCCGCATCTGCGGCCGGTGCGAATTCGCGCCGGGGCGCTGGGTGTCGAGCGGCCGGACGAGGAACTGCTGGTCAGTCCCGAGCACCGGATGCTGGTCCAGGGTGAGGTCGCGCAGGCGCTGTACAACACGCCCGAGGTGCTGGTGTCGGCAAAGGACCTGGTCAATGGCGGCAACATCGCCATCGACCTTGCGGTGCGGGAAGTGACCTACGTGCATCTGCTGTTGCCGCGCCACCAGGTCTTGTGGGCCAACGGGGTGGAAACCGAGAGCTTTCACCCTGCCTCGGCCTCGCTGCAGGCGCTGGATGACGCGGATCGCAAGCGGCTGTTGGAGTACAATCCGACGCTGGAGTTCGAGCCGCAGACCTATGGCGGGTTCGCGCGGCGCAACCTGAGCGCGTCGGAGGCGGCGATCCTTCAGCACGAGGCGGCCTGA
- a CDS encoding arylmalonate decarboxylase: MTHAAPLSDTARDAILSAPRFDSGVHHRARIGFVVIPNEQTIEHEMLRHLPAGVGGFFARASMPREISTDSLAQVRDTLATAAARILPDDGLDVVAFACTSGTVAVGEAETCAELARGAPGARATSLAGSVRKALTAMDLRRVVLGSPYIPELNDNVARFLSDAGIEVLATHGMGLNYDTEMIRVAPDYIFDFAGAIDRPDADAVLLSCGALRSIEVVDRLEQHLGKPVICSNQAMLWDVLRLAGIEDRLPGLGQLLQDH, from the coding sequence ATGACCCACGCCGCCCCCCTCTCCGACACCGCCCGCGACGCCATCCTGTCCGCGCCGCGTTTCGACAGCGGCGTGCATCACCGCGCCCGCATCGGCTTTGTCGTGATCCCCAACGAACAGACGATCGAGCACGAGATGCTCCGCCACCTGCCCGCCGGCGTCGGCGGCTTCTTTGCCCGTGCCTCCATGCCGCGCGAGATCTCCACCGACAGCCTCGCGCAGGTCCGCGACACGCTCGCCACCGCCGCCGCCCGCATCCTGCCCGATGACGGGCTCGACGTGGTCGCCTTCGCCTGCACCTCCGGAACCGTCGCCGTGGGCGAGGCGGAAACCTGCGCCGAACTCGCAAGGGGCGCTCCGGGTGCGCGGGCCACGTCCCTCGCCGGGTCGGTCCGCAAGGCCCTTACCGCAATGGACCTCCGCCGCGTCGTTCTGGGCAGCCCCTACATTCCCGAACTCAACGACAACGTCGCCCGCTTTCTCTCCGATGCGGGCATCGAGGTGCTCGCCACCCACGGCATGGGCCTTAACTACGACACCGAGATGATCCGCGTCGCGCCCGACTACATCTTCGACTTCGCCGGCGCCATCGACCGCCCGGATGCCGACGCCGTCCTGCTCAGTTGCGGTGCCCTGCGCAGCATCGAGGTGGTCGACCGGCTGGAACAGCACTTGGGCAAACCGGTGATCTGCTCGAACCAAGCGATGCTGTGGGATGTGCTGCGGCTGGCCGGGATCGAGGACCGGCTGCCGGGTCTCGGCCAGCTTTTGCAGGACCACTGA
- a CDS encoding GNAT family N-acetyltransferase, which produces MRVERLTGQDLVAALDDVAQLRITVFRDFPYLYDGDVAYERAYLEPYRQSEDAILVAAFDGERLVGASTGTPMEDHAEDFAAAFSGQDIDMKDIFYCAESVLLPEYRGRGLGHAFFDAREAHVRALGRDYVAFCGVVRPQDHPLRPEAYQPLDGFWHKRGYAPVEGAVATYRWKDIDQPQETDHPLQFWMRRLED; this is translated from the coding sequence ATGCGGGTTGAGCGGCTGACGGGGCAGGACCTTGTAGCGGCGTTGGATGACGTGGCGCAGCTGCGGATCACGGTTTTCCGTGACTTTCCCTACCTTTACGATGGCGATGTCGCCTATGAACGGGCGTATCTGGAGCCGTACCGGCAGAGCGAGGACGCAATACTGGTGGCGGCGTTCGACGGGGAACGCCTCGTCGGGGCCTCGACGGGGACACCGATGGAGGATCATGCCGAGGATTTCGCGGCAGCGTTTTCGGGGCAAGATATTGATATGAAAGATATCTTTTATTGCGCCGAGAGTGTTCTGCTGCCCGAGTACCGCGGTCGCGGGCTGGGACATGCGTTCTTTGACGCGCGGGAGGCCCATGTGCGGGCGCTGGGGCGCGATTACGTGGCCTTTTGCGGGGTGGTCAGGCCACAGGATCATCCTTTGCGTCCAGAGGCCTACCAGCCACTGGACGGGTTCTGGCACAAGCGCGGATATGCCCCGGTCGAGGGGGCCGTTGCAACCTATCGCTGGAAGGATATCGACCAGCCGCAAGAGACCGACCACCCGTTGCAATTCTGGATGCGGCGACTCGAAGATTAA
- a CDS encoding monovalent cation/H+ antiporter subunit A: MSLFFIVALPFFGALLPGLMNSAGRSSCAGVTFTVSLAAFIGLLTNLPTVLAGGTVMAQIDWMPALGLNFTLMLDGLGFFFAFLILGIGMLIIAYGRQYLSREDHMGEFFTYLLLFQGAMVGIVLSDNILLLLVFWELTSLSSFLLIGYWKHLPEGRQGARMALAVTGMGGLAMIGGMLILGQIVGSYDLSVILSEREMIQADPMYVPALILILLGCFTKSAQFPFHFWLPHAMAAPTPVSAYLHSATMVKAGIFLMARMWPVLSGTPEWFVIVTTAGLITMVLGAVIALFKHDLKALLAFSTVSHLGLITMLLGTGTAFGAMAAVFHILNHATFKAALFMSAGIIDHEAHTRDIRLLGGLRKLMPVTFVIATLAALSMAGIPFLNGFLSKEMMLEEANHTVLFDTWWFVPALAVIGSLFSAAYCFRFISHTFLGPVRDDYPAKPHDPPAGMWLPPAILVVLVVVIGVAPFLVQDFVFLVAKAVIGGVEPLEVKYIKIWHGLVPALYMSIAAVVGGLIVLLLFKPLLKLWDAAPRPEAKVIFEWIVETAAAGARALIHPIHNGSFTRYAAVGSAAIIVVGYYAWATGTVAEATRELQPATAVTIAGWVMLVAATGALVLLHRNRFFSLILIGIVGLMVSVGFIFFSAPDLAMTQFTVEVVTIILLLLALNFLPKTTPVESSLLRRVRDAGVGIVGGLATFALSYHYLLRDAVSSPISEYHLANSYKGGGGTNVVNVILVDFRGFDTYGEIIVLGIAALLIYALTETLLNSKVRARLLNRKPDQSRAGDMHPMMMVVLTRVIMPVVLMVGFYIFLRGHNEPGGGFIAGLVVSIAVVMQYMASGFAWTSQRLRYPYHGVIGAGVLIAGLTGIGSWFVGKPFLTSDFTYVRIPPFEKFELATAALFDLGVFLAVVGAVMLSLESFSRLARRAHTPDTEHPMDIDPSRDDPPKTVGASGGPV, from the coding sequence GTGTCCCTCTTCTTTATCGTAGCACTTCCGTTCTTCGGCGCCCTTCTGCCGGGCTTGATGAATTCGGCGGGGCGGTCGTCCTGTGCGGGCGTCACGTTCACGGTGTCGCTGGCCGCTTTCATCGGGCTTTTGACCAACCTTCCGACGGTTCTGGCCGGCGGGACGGTGATGGCGCAGATCGACTGGATGCCGGCGCTGGGGCTGAACTTCACGCTGATGCTGGACGGGCTGGGGTTCTTCTTTGCGTTCCTGATCCTTGGCATCGGGATGCTGATCATCGCCTATGGCCGGCAATACCTGAGCCGCGAAGACCATATGGGCGAGTTTTTCACCTATCTGCTGCTGTTCCAAGGCGCGATGGTGGGGATTGTTCTGAGTGATAACATATTGCTTTTGCTGGTATTCTGGGAGCTGACGTCGTTGTCGTCCTTCCTGCTGATCGGCTATTGGAAGCATCTGCCCGAGGGCCGACAGGGCGCGCGGATGGCGCTGGCGGTGACGGGCATGGGTGGCCTTGCGATGATCGGGGGGATGCTGATCCTGGGCCAGATCGTGGGCAGCTACGACCTGAGCGTGATCCTGTCCGAGCGCGAGATGATCCAGGCCGATCCGATGTACGTGCCGGCGCTGATCCTGATCCTGCTGGGGTGCTTCACCAAGTCGGCGCAGTTCCCGTTCCATTTCTGGTTGCCGCACGCGATGGCGGCGCCCACGCCGGTCAGCGCCTATCTGCACTCGGCCACCATGGTGAAGGCGGGCATCTTCCTGATGGCGCGGATGTGGCCGGTCTTGTCGGGCACGCCGGAATGGTTCGTGATCGTCACGACGGCAGGGCTGATCACGATGGTGCTGGGCGCGGTGATCGCGCTCTTCAAGCATGACCTGAAAGCGCTGCTGGCGTTCTCGACGGTCAGTCACCTCGGGCTGATCACGATGCTGCTGGGCACGGGCACGGCGTTCGGGGCGATGGCGGCGGTGTTTCACATCCTGAACCACGCGACATTCAAGGCGGCGCTGTTCATGTCCGCAGGCATCATCGACCATGAGGCGCATACGCGCGATATCCGACTGCTCGGTGGGTTGCGAAAGCTGATGCCGGTGACGTTCGTCATCGCCACGCTGGCGGCGCTGTCGATGGCGGGCATACCGTTCCTGAACGGCTTTTTGTCGAAGGAAATGATGCTGGAGGAGGCCAACCACACGGTGCTGTTCGATACGTGGTGGTTCGTGCCGGCGCTGGCCGTCATAGGCTCGCTCTTTTCGGCGGCGTACTGCTTCCGCTTCATTTCGCACACCTTCCTTGGGCCGGTGCGCGACGACTATCCGGCCAAGCCGCATGATCCGCCGGCGGGCATGTGGCTGCCGCCCGCGATCCTGGTCGTGCTTGTGGTGGTGATCGGGGTCGCGCCGTTCCTTGTGCAGGATTTCGTGTTCCTTGTGGCCAAGGCCGTGATTGGCGGGGTCGAGCCGCTGGAGGTGAAATACATCAAGATCTGGCACGGGCTGGTGCCGGCGCTTTACATGTCGATCGCCGCCGTGGTGGGCGGGCTGATCGTGCTGCTGCTGTTCAAACCGCTGCTGAAGCTGTGGGACGCCGCACCGCGCCCCGAGGCCAAAGTGATTTTCGAGTGGATTGTCGAGACGGCGGCGGCGGGGGCGCGGGCGCTGATCCATCCGATCCACAACGGGTCCTTCACGCGCTATGCCGCCGTGGGGTCGGCGGCGATTATCGTGGTGGGATACTATGCCTGGGCCACGGGCACGGTGGCCGAAGCCACGCGCGAGCTGCAGCCAGCGACGGCGGTGACCATCGCCGGGTGGGTGATGCTGGTGGCGGCCACGGGGGCGCTGGTGCTGTTGCATCGCAACCGCTTCTTCTCGCTGATCCTGATAGGGATCGTGGGGCTGATGGTGTCGGTGGGCTTCATCTTTTTCAGCGCGCCGGACCTGGCGATGACACAGTTCACCGTCGAGGTGGTGACGATCATCCTGCTGCTTCTGGCGCTGAACTTCCTGCCCAAGACGACGCCCGTGGAAAGCAGCCTGCTGCGCCGGGTGCGCGACGCGGGTGTGGGGATCGTCGGCGGGCTCGCGACCTTTGCGCTGTCCTATCACTACCTCCTGCGCGACGCGGTCAGCAGCCCGATTTCCGAGTATCACCTGGCCAATTCCTATAAGGGTGGCGGCGGCACCAACGTGGTGAACGTGATCCTTGTCGATTTCCGGGGCTTTGACACCTATGGCGAGATCATCGTGCTGGGGATCGCGGCGCTACTGATCTATGCGCTGACCGAGACTCTGCTGAACAGCAAGGTGCGGGCGCGGCTGCTGAACCGCAAACCGGACCAGTCGCGGGCGGGGGACATGCATCCGATGATGATGGTGGTGCTGACCCGCGTGATCATGCCGGTGGTTTTGATGGTGGGCTTCTACATCTTCCTGCGCGGCCATAACGAGCCGGGCGGCGGTTTCATCGCCGGGCTGGTCGTGTCGATCGCCGTGGTGATGCAGTACATGGCCAGCGGCTTTGCCTGGACCTCGCAGCGGTTGCGATACCCCTATCACGGGGTGATCGGTGCGGGCGTGCTGATCGCCGGTCTCACCGGCATCGGCTCGTGGTTCGTGGGCAAACCGTTCCTGACCTCGGATTTCACCTATGTGCGCATTCCGCCCTTCGAGAAGTTCGAGCTGGCGACGGCGGCGCTGTTCGATCTGGGCGTTTTCCTGGCGGTTGTGGGCGCAGTGATGCTGTCGCTGGAGAGCTTTTCGCGGCTGGCGCGGCGGGCGCATACGCCGGATACAGAGCATCCGATGGATATCGACCCGTCACGGGATGATCCGCCGAAAACGGTGGGCGCGAGCGGGGGGCCTGTCTGA
- a CDS encoding monovalent cation/H+ antiporter subunit D, producing the protein MTHWIIAPVVLPALLAPFIVLAARFHFGIQRAFSVAGVVALIAISASLAWSVSGGDVILYQLSDWAAPFGIVLVGDRLSTLMVLLTSVLALFVLLYAIGSRWDERGWHFHALFQFQLMGIMGAFLTGDLFNLFVFFEVLLIASYGLMIHAGGNARLRAGVQYVLYNLIGSTLFLFALGSIYAEAGTLNMADLAERVTRIGAEETVGIRVAAVLLLLVFAIKAALVPLHFWLPSSYAEAPAPVAALFAIMTKVGAYAIIRVYTMIFPPDLEATAGLHVVWLMPAALISLAIGMIGVLAAKKLDRLVAFSIIGSMGMVMVAIALFTEAGIAAALYYIVHSTLAGAILFLITDLARAGRDNPTLTAQPPVSGAALTAGMFFVGAIAMAGLPPLSGFLGKLLVLDAAYDSAQMPWIWAVVLVSSLISIVGFARAGSNVFWKARSIAPPEGAPVVAAPSVLSYSAVGGLIALLIAHTVFAGQVHGYTRAISAQLFAPEPYISTVLETPGKLGRPEDKAKGGYGDDDHGDSDAAYGADKQENGGH; encoded by the coding sequence ATGACCCATTGGATTATCGCGCCCGTCGTGCTGCCGGCGCTGCTGGCGCCGTTCATCGTGCTGGCCGCACGGTTTCATTTCGGGATTCAGCGGGCATTTTCTGTCGCGGGTGTCGTGGCGCTGATCGCCATTTCGGCCAGTCTGGCGTGGTCCGTGTCGGGCGGCGACGTGATCCTCTATCAGTTGAGCGACTGGGCCGCGCCCTTTGGCATCGTTTTGGTGGGCGACAGGCTGTCGACGCTGATGGTGCTGCTGACCTCCGTGCTGGCGCTGTTCGTGCTGCTATACGCCATCGGGTCGAGATGGGACGAGCGGGGGTGGCATTTCCACGCCCTCTTTCAGTTCCAGCTGATGGGGATCATGGGGGCGTTCCTGACGGGCGACCTGTTCAACCTGTTCGTGTTTTTCGAGGTGCTGCTGATTGCCTCCTACGGCCTGATGATCCACGCCGGCGGCAACGCGCGGCTGCGGGCCGGGGTGCAGTATGTTCTGTATAACCTGATCGGCTCCACGCTGTTTCTGTTCGCGCTGGGCTCGATCTATGCCGAGGCGGGGACACTGAACATGGCGGACCTGGCCGAGCGGGTGACACGGATCGGCGCGGAGGAGACCGTGGGGATTCGCGTGGCTGCCGTGCTGCTCTTGCTGGTCTTTGCGATCAAGGCGGCGCTGGTGCCGCTGCATTTCTGGCTGCCGTCGAGCTATGCCGAGGCGCCCGCACCCGTGGCGGCCCTCTTTGCGATCATGACCAAGGTGGGGGCCTATGCCATCATCCGGGTCTATACGATGATCTTCCCGCCCGACCTTGAGGCGACGGCGGGGCTGCACGTGGTGTGGCTGATGCCGGCCGCGTTGATCTCGCTGGCGATCGGGATGATCGGTGTGCTGGCGGCGAAGAAGCTGGACCGGCTGGTGGCCTTTTCGATCATCGGGTCGATGGGCATGGTGATGGTGGCGATTGCGCTGTTCACCGAGGCCGGGATCGCCGCGGCGCTTTATTATATCGTACATTCGACGCTGGCGGGCGCGATCCTGTTCCTGATCACCGATCTGGCGCGGGCGGGGCGCGACAACCCGACCCTGACGGCGCAGCCGCCAGTGTCGGGCGCGGCGTTGACCGCGGGGATGTTCTTCGTTGGCGCGATTGCCATGGCGGGGCTGCCGCCGTTGTCGGGCTTCCTGGGCAAGCTGCTGGTGCTGGACGCGGCCTATGACAGTGCGCAGATGCCGTGGATCTGGGCGGTGGTGCTGGTGTCCAGCCTGATAAGCATAGTCGGGTTTGCCCGGGCGGGCAGCAATGTCTTCTGGAAGGCGCGCAGTATCGCGCCGCCCGAGGGGGCGCCGGTGGTGGCGGCACCGTCGGTGCTGAGCTATTCCGCCGTGGGCGGGCTGATCGCGCTGCTGATCGCGCACACGGTCTTTGCCGGGCAGGTGCATGGCTACACGCGGGCAATCTCGGCGCAGCTGTTCGCGCCGGAGCCATACATCTCGACAGTGCTGGAGACGCCGGGCAAGCTGGGCCGGCCCGAGGACAAGGCCAAGGGTGGCTATGGCGATGACGACCATGGCGACAGCGACGCGGCCTATGGCGCGGACAAGCAAGAGAACGGGGGGCACTGA
- a CDS encoding Na+/H+ antiporter subunit C, giving the protein MEFLVASAIGVMTAGGLYLVLRLRTFPVILGISLLTYAVNVFLFASGRLTVGAPPVLVDGVETYTDPLPQALVLTAIVISFGMTAVVVMIALGSFLGADDDHVDDQPDEEDDAQAEGQQ; this is encoded by the coding sequence ATGGAGTTTCTTGTTGCATCGGCCATCGGCGTCATGACGGCGGGCGGGCTTTACCTTGTGCTGCGGCTGAGGACGTTCCCGGTGATCCTTGGGATCTCGCTGCTGACCTATGCGGTCAACGTGTTCCTGTTCGCCTCGGGGCGGCTGACCGTGGGGGCGCCGCCGGTTCTGGTTGACGGGGTGGAGACCTATACCGACCCGCTGCCGCAGGCGCTGGTGCTGACGGCCATTGTGATCTCGTTCGGGATGACCGCGGTCGTGGTGATGATCGCGCTTGGGTCGTTCCTGGGCGCGGATGACGACCATGTGGACGACCAGCCGGACGAAGAAGACGACGCGCAGGCGGAGGGCCAGCAATGA
- the mnhG gene encoding monovalent cation/H(+) antiporter subunit G gives MSWLEIGNLAVAFCLLVGSGFVLVGVFGLLKFNDPMTRLHAPTKVGTLGIGMFLLASMIHSFLIGDTSYHEPLIMAFLFVTAPISAHFIAKVNIHKRACDTPPAPPRDDTWSTLKDPDLEREAEADAAKAQE, from the coding sequence ATGAGCTGGTTGGAGATCGGAAATCTTGCCGTCGCGTTCTGCCTGCTGGTGGGTTCGGGCTTCGTGCTGGTCGGTGTGTTCGGCCTGCTGAAGTTCAACGACCCGATGACGCGCCTGCACGCGCCCACGAAGGTGGGCACGCTCGGGATCGGGATGTTCCTGCTGGCGTCGATGATACACTCGTTCCTGATCGGCGACACGTCCTATCACGAGCCGCTGATCATGGCGTTCCTGTTCGTGACGGCGCCCATCTCGGCGCATTTCATCGCCAAGGTGAACATCCACAAACGGGCCTGCGATACGCCGCCCGCACCGCCGCGTGACGACACGTGGTCGACGCTGAAGGACCCGGACCTAGAAAGAGAGGCCGAGGCGGACGCGGCGAAGGCGCAAGAGTAG